The following proteins come from a genomic window of Chlamydiales bacterium:
- a CDS encoding AAA family ATPase, producing the protein MVENKNLLFIQADQSDLKETLSLWKDKSLVDYYFAKKLAPDGEDSLLLFLGDLLKAAREGHFCIRAKRSLPSYLFKEALVQEKDRVYLKRNWDCEQSFIHHYHRLKSEIPSISIPDPEFEAVLQLEQKQAILHTFQRSLSLICGGPGTGKTFTAAVLIQKVIPYLKPIVAAPTGKAAANLRHALDGICDVHTLQSLLKKQYLGYDLVLVDEASMIDADLMTRLFSLINRGSRLVLVGDRDQLPPVETGHLFVDLAKDLTLVSELNKCLRTDLSRITEMARAVKEGRSVEILPIPDFATISHAVFEERVSILTPLRHTVDVLNKKLLKEGHHRGGHRFPIMICVNDPSVELYNGDVGELIPDEKCAYFGKKRVPECLLPRYDYAYVISVYKSQGSEYDEVMILLPEGSEVFGREMLYTAITRAKKKVTIYGSEEVLRQILEKKEHRLSGLNCS; encoded by the coding sequence ATGGTAGAAAATAAAAATCTATTATTTATCCAAGCAGATCAATCTGATCTAAAAGAAACGCTATCTCTCTGGAAAGACAAAAGTCTAGTTGATTATTATTTTGCAAAAAAACTCGCTCCTGATGGAGAAGATAGTCTCTTACTTTTTCTTGGTGATCTTTTAAAAGCAGCCCGAGAAGGACACTTCTGTATTCGAGCAAAGAGAAGTCTACCTAGTTATCTTTTTAAAGAAGCACTGGTGCAAGAGAAAGATAGGGTCTATCTAAAGCGTAACTGGGATTGTGAACAATCTTTTATTCATCATTATCATCGTCTTAAAAGTGAGATTCCTTCTATCTCTATTCCTGACCCTGAATTTGAGGCTGTTCTTCAATTGGAGCAAAAACAAGCGATTCTTCATACATTCCAACGTTCTTTATCTCTGATTTGTGGTGGGCCAGGTACGGGTAAAACTTTTACAGCAGCGGTTTTGATTCAAAAGGTGATTCCCTATCTTAAGCCTATCGTTGCTGCACCTACGGGGAAAGCAGCAGCAAATCTTCGACATGCCTTGGATGGAATCTGCGATGTCCATACTCTACAGTCCTTATTAAAAAAACAATATTTAGGATATGATTTAGTTCTTGTTGATGAAGCTTCAATGATCGATGCTGATTTAATGACTAGGCTTTTTTCTTTGATCAATAGAGGTTCACGTCTTGTTCTAGTTGGGGATCGAGACCAACTACCTCCTGTGGAAACAGGTCATCTTTTTGTTGATTTAGCAAAAGATCTGACGCTTGTTAGTGAACTTAACAAATGTTTACGAACCGATTTAAGTCGTATTACTGAAATGGCAAGGGCTGTTAAGGAAGGTAGATCAGTTGAGATTTTACCAATACCTGATTTTGCAACGATTAGTCATGCGGTATTTGAAGAAAGAGTCTCTATCTTAACGCCTTTAAGACACACTGTTGATGTCCTTAATAAAAAACTATTAAAGGAAGGTCATCATCGTGGAGGGCATCGTTTTCCAATCATGATCTGTGTCAATGATCCATCAGTAGAACTCTATAATGGAGATGTAGGTGAGCTGATACCAGATGAAAAATGTGCCTATTTTGGAAAAAAAAGAGTTCCTGAATGTCTATTACCTCGTTATGATTATGCCTACGTCATTTCAGTCTATAAAAGTCAGGGAAGTGAATATGATGAAGTGATGATTCTTTTGCCTGAAGGATCTGAAGTTTTTGGTCGTGAAATGCTCTATACAGCAATTACAAGAGCCAAAAAGAAAGTTACGATTTATGGATCAGAAGAAGTTCTTCGTCAAATTCTTGAAAAAAAGGAACATAGACTTTCTGGATTAAACTGCAGCTAA
- a CDS encoding competence protein CoiA family protein, translating to MQNSSHIIQKTIEKRLAPEEVWLKRYFSEIDRTADVVWPAQNLIFQIQSTPISVKEIKRQIDDYEKIGYTIVWILHASYYNFYYLTSVESFLRSYTHYFTNINSLGEGDIYDQHALVTWRQRLIRTPRYPINLSKISYFARMPSYLTKERRKWKYSFQGDLFHQESHANPLSFSKIYRFLFEWLLQKVCD from the coding sequence ATGCAAAATTCCTCTCATATCATCCAAAAAACCATAGAGAAAAGGCTAGCTCCTGAGGAGGTATGGCTTAAAAGATACTTTTCTGAGATTGATCGCACTGCTGATGTTGTCTGGCCTGCGCAAAATCTCATTTTTCAAATCCAATCTACTCCTATTTCTGTTAAAGAGATAAAAAGGCAGATCGATGATTATGAAAAAATCGGGTACACTATTGTTTGGATTTTGCATGCATCCTACTACAACTTCTATTATCTTACCTCTGTTGAATCCTTTTTACGTTCATATACCCACTATTTTACAAACATCAATTCCCTAGGAGAAGGAGACATCTATGATCAGCATGCTCTCGTCACATGGAGACAAAGACTGATAAGAACACCTCGCTATCCGATAAATCTCAGTAAAATTTCCTATTTCGCACGCATGCCATCCTATTTAACCAAAGAACGTAGAAAATGGAAATACAGCTTTCAAGGAGATCTCTTTCACCAAGAATCTCATGCTAATCCACTTTCTTTTTCGAAGATTTATCGCTTTCTATTCGAATGGCTCCTTCAAAAAGTCTGCGATTAG
- a CDS encoding RNA polymerase sigma factor: MTKAKKTEIETTAFQGKMEELLMQAKEQGYITYEEINEILPMTFDTPEMIDQVLIYLAGMDVQIFNQVEVERQKERKKEAKELEGIARRAEGTPDDPVRMYLKEMGSVPLLTREEEVEISKRIEKAQLQVEKIILRFRYSTKEAISIAQALISGKDRFDKIISDKEVEDKNSYFKLLPKLTELLCKEDQLLESLQTSLRKPSISRLDEAQIHEEIEKCRIRNQAYLRHFHCRHNVIEDLGEVVFKVYDRFLHLEKEINELKNRAERNKFAAAKLAASRRRLVKREIAAGRTIEEFKKDVRMLQRWMDKSQEAKREMVESNLRLVISIAKKYTNRGLSFLDLIQEGNMGLMKAVEKFEYRRGYKFSTYATWWIRQAVTRAIADQARTIRIPVHMIETINKVLRGAKKLMMETGREPTPEELADELGLTAERVREIYKIAQHPISLQAEVGEGGESQFGDFLEDTGVESPAEATGYSILKDKMNEVLTTLTERERIVLIQRFGLLDGKPKTLEEVGVAFNVTRERIRQIEAKALRKMRHPIRSKQLKAFLDLLENE, encoded by the coding sequence ATGACAAAAGCAAAAAAAACTGAAATAGAGACGACAGCATTTCAAGGAAAAATGGAAGAACTCCTGATGCAGGCTAAAGAACAGGGTTACATTACCTACGAAGAAATCAATGAGATTCTTCCAATGACTTTTGATACCCCTGAGATGATAGATCAAGTTTTAATTTACTTAGCTGGAATGGATGTCCAGATTTTCAATCAAGTTGAAGTTGAAAGGCAAAAAGAACGCAAAAAAGAGGCAAAAGAGTTAGAAGGGATTGCTCGACGAGCAGAAGGGACGCCAGATGACCCTGTGAGGATGTACCTGAAGGAAATGGGATCTGTACCTCTTCTCACTCGAGAAGAGGAGGTAGAAATTTCGAAGCGGATTGAAAAAGCGCAGCTTCAAGTTGAGAAAATTATTCTCCGATTTCGCTACTCAACAAAAGAAGCCATTTCAATTGCACAGGCTCTGATTTCTGGAAAGGATCGTTTTGATAAGATTATTTCTGATAAAGAGGTAGAGGATAAGAATAGCTATTTTAAACTTCTTCCTAAACTCACTGAATTATTGTGTAAAGAAGATCAACTCCTTGAATCTCTTCAAACTTCCTTGCGTAAACCCAGCATCAGTCGGTTAGATGAAGCGCAAATCCATGAAGAGATTGAAAAATGCAGAATACGTAATCAAGCTTATTTACGTCATTTTCATTGTCGTCATAATGTTATTGAAGATCTAGGTGAAGTGGTTTTTAAAGTTTACGATCGTTTTTTACATCTAGAAAAAGAGATCAATGAATTAAAAAATCGTGCAGAGAGAAATAAATTTGCTGCTGCAAAATTAGCTGCAAGTCGTAGAAGGTTGGTGAAACGAGAAATTGCTGCCGGTCGAACGATTGAAGAATTTAAGAAAGATGTGAGGATGCTTCAGCGTTGGATGGATAAGAGTCAAGAAGCGAAAAGAGAGATGGTAGAATCAAATCTTCGTTTAGTTATTTCTATCGCAAAAAAGTATACAAATCGAGGTCTTTCCTTTCTTGATCTTATTCAAGAAGGAAATATGGGATTAATGAAGGCAGTGGAAAAATTTGAGTACCGTCGGGGGTATAAATTCTCAACTTACGCGACTTGGTGGATTCGTCAAGCTGTTACAAGAGCGATTGCTGATCAAGCACGTACTATTCGGATTCCTGTCCACATGATTGAAACGATTAATAAGGTGTTGCGGGGTGCTAAAAAATTAATGATGGAGACAGGACGAGAACCCACTCCTGAAGAGCTAGCAGATGAGCTTGGATTAACAGCAGAACGGGTCCGTGAAATTTATAAAATTGCACAGCATCCTATTTCTCTTCAGGCTGAAGTTGGAGAAGGGGGAGAGAGCCAGTTTGGTGATTTTCTTGAAGATACTGGAGTTGAATCACCAGCTGAAGCAACAGGATATTCGATTCTTAAAGATAAAATGAATGAGGTATTAACGACTCTAACTGAGAGAGAGAGAATAGTTCTCATTCAACGTTTTGGATTGCTTGACGGTAAACCAAAAACACTCGAAGAAGTAGGGGTGGCATTTAACGTGACGCGTGAGCGTATTCGTCAAATAGAAGCTAAAGCTCTGCGCAAAATGCGCCATCCCATTCGCTCAAAACAGCTTAAAGCTTTTCTTGATTTGCTAGAAAATGAATAA
- the rpsT gene encoding 30S ribosomal protein S20 translates to MQKEENKKTKLPTPKKRDIRNNKQRLINKIFKSKVRTTMQSFEKALQEGNKSKIQISLNLVYSMMDRGVKRGIFKKNKAARLKSHAIRKSSLLSN, encoded by the coding sequence ATGCAAAAAGAAGAAAACAAAAAAACTAAGCTGCCTACTCCAAAAAAGCGGGATATCCGTAACAACAAGCAACGTTTAATCAATAAAATATTTAAGTCCAAAGTCCGTACAACAATGCAATCCTTTGAAAAAGCCTTACAAGAAGGCAATAAAAGCAAAATTCAAATCTCTTTGAATTTAGTTTATAGCATGATGGATAGAGGGGTAAAAAGAGGCATTTTCAAAAAAAATAAAGCGGCTCGTCTTAAATCGCACGCGATTCGAAAATCCTCTCTCTTGTCTAATTAG